The Medicago truncatula cultivar Jemalong A17 chromosome 7, MtrunA17r5.0-ANR, whole genome shotgun sequence genome includes the window ccatttaattttgttctaatatatgattcttttgttacaaaaattttcaagtgagacatgtctgaggttgcacaaattgaagggcgggttaggtactccgcgtttaaaaagacggttaaggttatgataacgccgacggactctcttgacaatttgaagacacaacttaacacttattttgagcatcttggtgaaaatcaatatacacgtcacttgtttggtcaaatgccatgcatagacctaggagaagatagagatgaatacgcatggaaaacggcaagctacatgcctttgcttattcgcgacgacggcgacgtcggatttatgtttcggaatatggtggaagataatatattatatatgtatgttcgttccatatgcaattgtgttgaatgtaagtagggatttaatttaatgatgtgtaatgagtagtttaattatggacactttgtaatgttttgatgaatttcaaacgtttgtttaattttaaccaaaatgttggtttaatttaatcatgaacaattataaaagatattgtatttatcttGATTATGACCGAGTTTCAATCTTGCATGAATTATTTAGCCTTTGGAgatgctctggtttaattacaggtaaaaactggccgaaaaaatAGCTTGGAAATGTCTAGAATTATGCAGAACTCACTGTCTGCATAATCagttttcctcgacagttaactgccgaagtttgaAGGAaatcggcggcagttaactgccgaggaaaatgttataagaacaacacaacataggagtttccaaaactccattgttgcgttttTGAGTATCCAAGTTGcgattttgagtcatttgaagACATTAGaagtcaatttcaatcacaaaaacaagtaagtttttttaatcctattgcattgttgcTTTGTGATCGAATTGtatgttaatttttgttaaatttcgattatataggttcgattatattgatttgttgattttatgatattttaggatagtttaggttagaatggttagaattgttaggatagtttaggttagtaTAGGTTGAATTGATCgccattttgttttgaatgtatatatgtctcagaatcaaaATCAGAGTAACgttcagggtgatgagaagaaaaaagaaaaatctcctatgacgtggcatggaattgtttgcgatggttccgaaaaaaagaagggttcgaaggtgccagtgtacaatcactcgaggttgaggaggagcgggaggacatgctatttcggtcctcaaccaaaagaAGGTACCGCAGGGACTGTAGCGGACAAGCCAATTGatttgtgtgacgaggaagaatgacagtaatggcttttaatgcctaattgttttggatttttttatgttttatttttgtgtcgcgcacattttgtttgacattatggtatttagaataaaattgcattttgaataaataaatttgaaaacaaaataagataattattgttccattcaaaacaaaatatatgttatcacattacattgcattacacATTAGATTCTGAAATTTTCCTTCCAGCTGCAAAATCTTCGCCAAATCTTctttcacgaattgcaagcaaatcaacGGGACACTTATATTATATAGTAGTGTTCAGGTTTGACTAGACAACTAAAACTTtcggcgcgatctgctccctcatatgggtcatggcctcaaaccactgctgaggggtcatgctcatgacctcctcctggcctaattgcgcatcagcgtaggcaacaacgccactaaccatgtcataggtgtcaggcgagcttctcgcctcataccgctcccactggtctgcaatgatctgctcttcatttgcaggcctcggaagatctcctggaaTAGGCAGCAAGATatgagggtgagacaccctagtgtaccataTGACATAGCCATCCGCCACCCGCCATGTATCctctcctgcctgctcaccccgatcgtccgccttaagcgtgtgagtgcggaagtcgacgaacATCTGCACAATGAAAGGCGGTGGGAGGTCCCTAACATCAGTCGGATGTCTGGGGATGGTCTGcacgtatccgtactgcctcaaaaccctcttgggcaagtgacggtacaccctacggacaccgcacataatccatccagaataccagaaaacctcctcgaAGTCCTGGATCTCTCTGTGCTCCTTGTACGGCTTCTAGCATACATCATCTAACTGTATACGATCGAGCAGTGACCAATACGTGATCCCCTCCCCATGACCCTTCGGgagcttccacctcgctgcaACCGGATAGTTTTCCAGGTAGTCAGTGTTGAGATCAACACTGAAAAACCctggaaaatgcgccaaaaaccatgtctgcacaaaccaaacaaataacatttataaattattacgcacggaaaaatataacaaaaataaaagttaacaaaaaaataaagttaacataaatataaaatttaagttttcttacagtgagcagtgtcacgctccccCCAAGCGCTCTGTGTCCAGGCCTACATGCATCCGCCAACTCGCCGTATAGGTAGGCGAGGGTCATACctccccaggaataattacgcatccctgcgtagccgtccgccatggtcgtcaaatatatcagctcgatgcgcttgttgcttctatcgccaaacaacaagcatccaaCCAAGTACAGAAGGTAACACCGGACGCAGTATGTCCTGACCCTCGCCAGCTCCTCAAGCTCCTCAGGATCCTCCGTACCCGCCAATACgttggccctaccaaggtacgaggtatagaagtccctcagcctcgggtagctaatgtacccaccgtactTCTGGTTGCAGATCTTTTCAGCCTCATGCTGGGACACACCCAGATACGTCATCAGCTGTGCCGCTCCCTCATGCTtgggcatcttcttcccatgatccaacatccgcccctcaataggaagatgcgtgagacatgcgacatcatccaatgtcacagtcatctcccccatcggcatgtggaaggtgctggtctccggatgccacctctcgcataaagtcagcagcagggcatgaggcacggtGGAGTACCCCAAGTAAACCAAATCATGTAGCCCGCTCTGCTGAAGCgcatcccaaaaccaattctcattcccgttagggcgtccgagagtgagaatcttggccccatgattaatcggtttaagcacgcgggtcttacgaacctgaaataatagaaaaataaatatggtttaaacaaaaacacatataaagaaaacaattaaacataaaaaatagaattaaaaaaataaacatataacagtgtatataataattaaaacaaacacacatttaaagaaaataattaaacataaataaaaagaattaaaaaaaacacatatagaggtggatataataattaaaacaaacacacatttaaagaaaataattaaacataaagaaaaagaataaaaaaaaacacatataaaagtgcatataataattaaacaaacacacatttaaattaaagaaaatattttaacataaagaaaaaccaattaaaaaaaacacatataaaagtggatataataattaaacaaacacacatttaaattaaagaaaatattttaacataaagaaaaaccaattaaaaaaaacacatataaaagtggatataataattaaacaaacacacatttaaattaaagaaaatattttaacataaagaaaaaacaattaaaaaaaatacacttacattatttgaattataccagagtggcaacgccacatgacCGGCATAAGAGTGGAGCAAGGACAAGTTAGCCGGTCcaccaggaaagggagggtccgtaggtaacacctccggtgcagcagctgctgcaatgtcatcctcgtctcctgcatcctgctgctgtggtatatgatcctggtcatatccaCCATCCGTCACATCATGctgtacctgatcctgatagttcaggtactccaccccagtctggtcaacaggctgtgacgggtcaacaacttgtgactcctcaggctgtgtagcctgagagcttCCTGAGCCATCTCCCCTCtgacctctacccctctttgggatgtggccgCTCTGCCTCTCCCTgcggtggctctgagtcatggcgcgcctaccaccaatcatcttcgatggatcaatggggtcctgatcgaccatatctacaaaaaaaaaaaaaaaaaattaacatcatttcaataacctaatcaaacacattaaacctaaactaaacataaacataaacctaattaaacctaaactaaactaaacataattaaacctaattaaacataaacataaacacattaaacctaaactaaacataaacaaaattaaactcattaaaagtacaacaatgaaCATAATTCTCGtgtaacctaaactaactaaaaaatcaaaataaacttaaccaaactataattaacatcatttctatcatttccataactaaactaactaaataatcaataaaattgtcattgagacattttatcaaacactttgtgtgcaaagtataaaacatattcaaattgtgttcatttgccaccattcaaagccacattatgatttaaactacataggcaacaactacattcatttatcaatacataaactacacatgcaatgatgaaattgttaattcatttataaaacctaaccacatgcaaactagtcaatttttttaaaaaacttaacataaacaaattaacattaacattaaaatgTTTGACACAAGttacttgtgataatgtgcacttgatttgcttgcaattcgtgaaaatggatttggtgaagattggagagaaattgagaattttgaatgtttttttgtaAATGAGAGGTTCTGGTTCTGCGTTCTGGTTATGTccagatttcctcggcagttaactactgagattttcctcagcagttaactgccgccggtttcctaaaaacttcggcagtttacTACCGAAGGGCATTtccgtattttactcgtgtggcacagccatactatatgtgggaacaacaattctcaaaattttattattttaagggttaatagagTTTTACCCTGAAATATAGGTGCTTTTGATTTtgccctgtaatttttttttttttttttttatttcgtccttgtaaaataaagattgttCCTGACTTCCtatgactcagcagaatctcttACGTGGCATTTaagtggatatttttttttattttttcattggtcacatgtataattcatttaacacatcatatttaattaaaaaaacccaaaaaataaaatataattaaaaaaatctgaaaattaatttttgaaaatttgaaaaaaaaaatctggaacttaattttcaaaataaaataaaatagaaaatatatttgaaattaaaaaagttcagatttcttttcaatataaaaattatggaaTAAAAAGTCTAAACaaccttttttaaaataattttttttccagaatttttcttttcagaaaaatatatattattttccagaatatttaattttttttagaaaaaataaaaaaaattatatttatttaccagaatatataatttttttacaaaaataattttatttttatataaaaatagaaatttatcCTATTTtcctgaatttttatttttttaggaaaagtaaacaaaactttttatttaaaaaattgaacgtATTTTAATTTcggatttatttttctaattttcaaatatattctccgattttttttatatatttttaaaatcaagttccatgattttttattatattagaaaatataatctgaaatttttctatttttttttattttaaaaaactaattttcaaatttttaatttttttttaattataaatgatgtgtaatatgttttttacaaggaccgaatcgaaaaaaaatattttacagggggcaaaaccaaaagtgccctatattacagagggtaaaacactattaacccttattttaatttttaaaaaatatcttatCAAATACTTATAGAATACTCCACATATACAAAAGGATACCTCGCATATATATATCCTAGACAAGATGATGGGTAAAAAAGTGAGACAATGTTGTAAAAATTcagtaaaaatatataattcaattttaGACATGCATTAGTAGAATTTATTGATGAACCGTTTAAAATTACTTCTTATGGATGAAGGTAAAGAGAGATGTTTCAATTAATCAACATtagataaaatttgtgttgagtTCTTTTAATGATGCTTCTCTCGATATCCCAACATATGAAAGTATAATATGGtttagaagaatttttttatttttttattttgatcacatattatttttaaaaaaatgccacttttatataatataataatgaataGTAATCtgccattaatttttttcttttcaataaatttaatttgttatctTTCTATCATAACAATGGTTTGTTAGTTATTGTTCATCTCTCCAACGATTTCTTTTTTCACACACTTCACATCAATCAAAATTTAACTTTGTTAGTcattgaagaaaaatttaacTTTCCACCAACTCATCTTATGTATAGAATTTAAACTCTTCATGCAGCTATTATTATagataacaaaattttgtttaaatttgcagataacaaacaaaaaaaaaaaactttatttaaaaataaaacaaacttgtgtttttcaaatagataacatttttttttttgacaaaaaatagatAACATTTACTAATTTTATTCCGTTCAAAAAAGTTAATTAGTTTTGTTGAAAAAGAGTAAGAGTAATTGAGAAAGATTATGATTGACAAATTGTATCCTTAAACTATCAAAACGTTAAATTCGTACTCGGAGGACACTTGCAAAGAAACAGAGGGAgtaattaattaacttttttttttttttttaagaaaatgtgcttataacatttcattaatgaTAATAGTTTCAATACAATGTGGGACAACATAATAAAAGTTGGGACTAGCTAAAGAAGTGGCTTCCCTTGCTAACGCATGAGCCGCCGCATTCGCTTGTCGCCTAATAAACTCAACCCTTGAGTTTGTGAAAGAAAACAATTCTCGGCACGCACCAATGATATTTCCAAACTCTGTAACATCCGTCGTGCGGGAATGAAAAGCATCTCTCGTGATCTTGGAATCAATCTCAAAATCAACATGATCGAATTGCATGTCCGTTATCCATTGAAAGGCATGATATAATCCCAAAGCTTCACCGATTTCTACTAgataaatatgattaaattgatgcACCTTAGCTAACACAAAAGTTCCTGTGTCGTCCCGAACACAAATGCCAATACCTATGCGATGGAAATGTTCCGAGAAAGCCGCGTCTACATTGCACTTAAACCTTCCAACACTTGGTGGCTGCCAATGGGTGATAGCAGGTCGAGGTTGGAGCTGTTGCTGCTGCACAGTCTGCTGCACAGACACGGCAGGCTGCAGCTGCTGCTCGGACACGGCAGGCTGCAGCTGCTGCTCGGACACGGAAGGCTGCTGCTGCTGCACGGACACGGCAGGCTGCTGCTGCTGCACGGACACGGCAGGCTGCATCTGCTGCACGGACACAGAAGGCTGCAGCTGCTGCATACCCGGCTGTAACAGCACTTCTGCTCGCGGTAAATTAGCTTCCTGCTAGTCCTCAATCATGTGTCTAGCTCTATCAACAACTTGCGCACTCACCTCATTTACGTCTTCCCAAATTTTGAGATTCCGATGCTTCCACAAGCTCCAGCAAGTCGCAGCAAAACGCTGTTGGACATTCATATTTGAGTTTTGGAGTAAATAGAAGATTGTATTGACAGCAGAATCCGAATTTATTGCTGCATTTTGAATATCGTACCAAATTCCAGCTGATAAACTTCACTTTGTATTAAATTCAAAGTTGTATAATAGTACAAACTTcattttcctctaaaaaatagtataaacttcactttcaaatttcttcaaatcacacgtttttaaatttgtaaaaaaagagtaacaaaaaaatgtttaatgaaAATAGACAGTTAGTTTTCAAAACATCTATAGTTATGGGGTACAGtttaattagaaaaatagttcGCTTGCCATGGGGTAAATTTGTCTACAAAATAATATAACCAAAAAGTTGTCAAGTGTGTAGTTAACTTTAGAGTCGTCCTTTGTGTGGTTAACTTTAGAGTTGTCCTTTAGATAGACAAAATCATATgcaactaaaaacaaaatcatgtaACTAATTATCGACCAAACCTTTAGCTGCACAAATTTACTCTTAACAGCTAAACTACTTTTTGGTCCTTGGTAgcatttctattatttttttcttctcttgaaATGCTGGTGAATTCTTGGAAACAGTGGTTAAAATCCAGAATGTGTGTCTATGAGAGATCCAAAAGAGAAGATTACTTGGGTTAAATGATTTGAGGTGCGTAAATCAAAACGTGGATGTGAGTTGGGAGGTCTTTGGAGTAAGAGTTGACGCGAAGGAGGTTCTTTGTCTGAATATATCTTCAACTAGAcaaatttcttcagatgctGTCCATGGTTTACCTATGTCTTGCCTGGTTCTGTGAGGGCAAGGATGGTTGAACAGTTTCAGTTAAATCTACTTATGATGTTTCGCAACATTCGATAAGCAAATTTTCAGTTGGAAAATTACATGCCAACGTGCAAGCATGTActcatttcattaattaatcTGTGAACTATATTCTAAAAGGGGCATGAGTACAAGCTGCATGTCTAGCAATGCTGATCACTGCATTTCAAGGATAGATTCACAACAAAAGATATACAACATAAACCAACAAATCTATTTCTCAACATATCTTCTGAAAGAGATCAATCTGAAGATAACAGACAAgtgttttaaaaatcagaatatGACTCATATTAGACATGAGTCATGACCCCCAAAAAAATCTATAGATTTCAATTATAGCACAAGCAGATATTATTTACCGTGGGAACAAAAACGATTGAACATTTTAGCCAACACAACAGTAATGTCTCCTCCAGTTTTTCCATATGATAGAGATGTCTTTGTATAGTCAGATAAGCTTGCTGTAACTCAACTCACAGGAACAAGTGTTTAAATTCTCCATTTGCAAGCTGACATAGCTTATGGTAGCTGAGCATATCTGCAAGCATTGAAACAATATCAGAACCCACAGCTTAATATGCttagaaatttgaaatttcactTATAAAAAGGACCATAGAGAATAAATATCATTCCATTAAGTTTTAGAGTCATGTCTCAAAATCAATATGACAACCAGTTTGAGAAAAGGGAATAAAAAACAATACCAATTTCATCACCAAAGTTGGTCCATAACTCAGCTTTGATGGACTTGTCACTGTTAACAATACCAATAACTTCTACAAAACTTGTAAGAGGAGCAGGGGGTGATCCTTTTACAATCAACTGCTTCTCATCTGGTGATTTTCCAATGACAGCTAGAACGTCAGATCGCACAACCTGCATCACTGTACGAACCCTTCTTCCGACATAAAAGGGCAACAGTTCTGCATTGACAATGACTGCAGGGCTTAATGGATCCATATTCTGCAATATGCACAACAAGATGAATTAATTCGGAGTCAAAATAAGGTGAAAAAGGTATTGATGGTATGAAAATGCTGTCTTGTTTGATCTATTTGACACTCGAATGAAACAACCAACTTAATGTAATAATGCATCTACCAGTAATTTACTCCTGTACAGATTTCAAATGTCTCCTGATTCGATAAAACTATAATTTAGAGCATATATGTGTATAATAGAGAGTGTTTTACTATAATTTTTAGGAGTGGAAAGTACCTTACTCAAAGACCAAAATATACAAAAGAACTAACTAGATAGGTATAAATGGAAAGAATACTACGTAGCACGGATACTTCAAATCGAAGGCTTGTCCGGTGTCTGATAGTATGATACGACCCAATTCGAGTAGGGATCACACTCCAGAAATTAGAGGGAGAAActagagaaaagagaaagaaaattcattatatttttcattgattctCATAATAAAGCATACAATGCTTATATAGACTTGTGCATACTCATAATAAGATAAGTGTACCCTAACATACTCAATATTATCCCCTAACAATAGACCTTCTAGATCCTTCTAGATTAAGGTGAGTCATAATAACTTCTAGAACTAGATGAGTCACCACATTAGTGCTCCTTATTCTAAATATCCTATCATAGTATCTCGAACTAACATGACACTGATGCATGTGGTTACATTCACTAACTTCAATTCTCTCAGATTACTATATACGAGTTGCATGTGTTTTATGCTTCATAGAGAGATTGAAATATATTGCACCACATTTCatttacattttaatttaaataattgaaacaaaatgatGACAAACTAAATAATCTGAATTGAATTCGTT containing:
- the LOC11433064 gene encoding replication protein A 14 kDa subunit B, which produces MDPLSPAVIVNAELLPFYVGRRVRTVMQVVRSDVLAVIGKSPDEKQLIVKGSPPAPLTSFVEVIGIVNSDKSIKAELWTNFGDEIDMLSYHKLCQLANGEFKHLFL
- the LOC120577118 gene encoding protein MAIN-LIKE 2-like, whose product is MIGGRRAMTQSHRRERQSGHIPKRGRGQRGDGSGSSQATQPEESQVVDPSQPVDQTGVEYLNYQDQVQHDVTDGGYDQDHIPQQQDAGDEDDIAAAAAPEVLPTDPPFPGGPANLSLLHSYAGHVALPLWYNSNNVRKTRVLKPINHGAKILTLGRPNGNENWFWDALQQSGLHDLVYLGYSTVPHALLLTLCERWHPETSTFHMPMGEMTVTLDDVACLTHLPIEGRMLDHGKKMPKHEGAAQLMTYLGVSQHEAEKICNQKYGGYISYPRLRDFYTSYLGRANVLAGTEDPEELEELARVRTYCVRCYLLYLVGCLLFGDRSNKRIELIYLTTMADGYAGMRNYSWGGMTLAYLYGELADACRPGHRALGGSVTLLTTWFLAHFPGFFSVDLNTDYLENYPVAARWKLPKGHGEGITYWSLLDRIQLDDVC